The Lycium barbarum isolate Lr01 chromosome 9, ASM1917538v2, whole genome shotgun sequence genome has a segment encoding these proteins:
- the LOC132608928 gene encoding uncharacterized protein LOC132608928 isoform X2 produces the protein MELLPYHIPPNLIAEAAEISMPDQLAIVGLLPQPSSQGNRVLIAYENGLIILWDITEDRAVLVREYKQLSSKDEIVVYASKNASEEKFRASSDKQEGEKEISSLCWLSSDGSILAVGYVDGDILLWNLSVPGKKSSEAEASSSYVKLQLSAGDKRLPVIILRWSANNAQNGCGGQLFVYGGDSIGSEEALTVLNLDWSSGIGALKCVGRVDLGLDRSFADAIVVSNANETGINDASSLFVLSNPGQLYFYDKTSLSALESNPEKKHADVAVKYPTVVPTLEPRITVANLYPVDRKWNSSRTPSEEVMNAQLRPAHGVTELEIKLPLSSSIPGQLPPTEDYGIERILVAGYLDGSVRLWNATFPVFTLIAVLESQYASGVEGIQDTGPRTAISALDFSSTALTLAIGHQCGQVRVYSLNGKSKTTSLNLATDAEQDVELCPGDTGFQFSVIKSPVCILKFVAVGARLVAGFESGQVAMLDVSSSSVLFITDSLSSSSSGITSVAVKTLGNAREDSVEHSEEGTTNAYVKEVISVLTRDAEIVLLDGSTGKKISSQAKQSKEMSTAISLYFLDGITSVSKESQKHSSTLDSAVQPEDLTQKCMDSQILLCCQDGLHLFSLSSIIQDDINPVHKVKLPKPCSWTSILKNDAENYGLVLVYQSGAVEIRSLPDLDVLGEFSLLSILRWNSKINMDKTISSPGKAMISLVNGSEFAVFTLLAFGNDFRIPEALPSLHKKSPAAAADDVTTSQHQKKKQNVTTSIFGGIMKGSKGQQAADYVNARDALVTHLENIFSRFPFSDATNATDDLGILELKLDDIEIDEHVHVNSSSLSSDDVKIEKGTDRDRLFEGGSSDAKPRQRTREEIIAKYRNKGDAASAAAEAKDKLLERQEKLERLSKNTQELQSGAENFADLAGELVKAMEKRKWWNL, from the exons ATGGAACTGTTGCCTTATCACATCCCTCCGAACCTGATAGCTG AAGCTGCTGAGATTTCAATGCCCGACCAACTAGCCATTGTTGGTTTACTTCCCCAACCTAGTTCACAAGGAAATAG GGTCCTGATTGCTTATGAGAATGGATTAATTATTCTCTGGGACATTACAGAAGATCGAGCTGTTCTTGTTAGAGAGTATAAACAACTATCATCAAAGGATGAAATTGTTGTTTATGCTTCTAAAAATGCTAGTGAAGAGAAGTTTCGTGCTTCATCAGATAAGCAAGAGGGGGAAAAAGAAATAAGCTCACTCTGTTGGTTGTCATCTGATGGGTCGATTTTGGCTGTTGGTTATGTTGATGGCGATATCTTGTTGTGGAATTTATCAGTTCCTGGCAAGAAAAGTTCAGAGGCTGAAGCTTCGTCTAGTTATGTCAAGCTGCAACTCTCAGCAGGAGACAAAAGACTCCCTGTTATTATTCTGCGTTGGTCTGCTAACAATGCACAGAATGGTTGTGGGGGCCAACTGTTTGTCTACGGTGGTGATTCAATTGGATCAGAGGAGGCCTTGACG GTTCTGAATCTTGATTGGTCCTCTGGGATAGGAGCCCTGAAATGTGTTGGACGAGTAGACCTTGGACTTGATAGATCTTTTGCAGATGCCATTGTTGTGTCAAATGCTAATGAAACAGGAATTAATGATGCTTCTTCCTTGTTTGTGTTGTCAAATCCAGGGCAACTGTACTTTTATGATAAGACTAGCTTGTCTGCTTTAGAATCTAACCCAGAGAAGAAGCATGCAGATGTTGCTGTTAAGTATCCTACAGTTGTACCTACCCTTGAACCACGTATAACTGTGGCAAACCTATATCCAGTTGATAGGAAATGGAATTCCTCAAGGACTCCGTCAGAG GAAGTTATGAATGCGCAACTCCGTCCAGCTCATGGTGTGACTGAATTGGAAATCAAACTGCCTCTAAGTAGTAGTATTCCCGGACAACTTCCTCCTACTGAGGATTATGGAATCGAGAGAATACTTGTTGCTGGCTATCTGGATGGATCTGTCCGTTTGTGGAATGCAACATTTCCGGTCTTTACACTTATAGCTGTTCTGGAATCTCAG TATGCTTCCGGGGTGGAGGGCATTCAAGACACTGGTCCTAGAACAGCAATATCCGCTTTGGACTTCTCCTCCACAGCTTTAACTCTTGCCATTGGACACCAATGTGGCCAG GTGCGTGTTTATAGCCTCAATGGGAAGTCTAAGACAACTAGCTTGAACTTGGCTACGGATGCTGAACAGGATG TTGAGCTCTGTCCAGGTGATACTGGATTTCAGTTCTCCGTCATAAAATCTCCAGTATGCATCCTAAAATTTGTAGCTGTGGGTGCCAGACTGGTTGCAGGATTTGAAAGTGGCCAG GTTGCCATGCTTGATGTTAGTTCATCATCAGTCTTGTTCATTACGGATAGTTTATCCAGCTCAAGTTCCGGAATCACTTCTGTGGCTGTGAAAACATTGGGTAATGCCCGTGAAGACAGTGTGGAACACAGTGAAGAGGGAACAACAAATGCATATGTGAAAGAGGTTATTTCAGTATTAACCAGAGATGCAGAAATAGTATTGCTTGATGGCTCCACTGGCAAAAAAATTAGCTCCCAGGCAAAACAATCAAAGGAGATGTCAACTGCTATATCTCTATATTTTTTAG ATGGCATCACATCTGTCTCAAAAGAGTCGCAAAAGCATTCTTCAACGCTAGACAGTGCTGTACAGCCTGAAGATTTGACACAGAAATGTATGGATTCACAAATTTTACTTTGTTGTCAGGATGGCTTGCATTTGTTCTCTTTAAGTTCTATAATTCAG GACGATATCAACCCTGTACATAAAGTGAAACTTCCTAAACCATGTTCTTGGACTTCCATTCTTAAGAATGACGCTGAAAATTATGGACTGGTTTTAGTATATCAGAGTGGAGCAGTTGAAATAAG GTCCTTGCCAGATCTTGATGTCTTGGGAGAATTCTCATTACTGTCTATACTTCGGTGGAATTCCAAGATAAACATGGATAAGACCATAAGTTCTCCTGGTAAAGCGATGATTTCACTG GTGAATGGGTCTGAATTTGCTGTCTTTACACTGTTGGCCTTCGGAAATGACTTCAG GATTCCGGAAGCTTTACCTTCACTTCATAAGAAATCCCCTGCGGCTGCTGCAGACGATGTCACTACATCCCAACATCAAAAGAAGAAACAG AATGTTACCACCAGTATTTTTGGTGGCATAATGAAAGGGTCTAAAGGACAGCAGGCTGCTGATTACGTTAATGCTCGAGATGCTCTTGTTACTCATCTGGAAAACATATTCTCAAGATTTCCTTTCTCAGACGCAACAAATGCAACAGATGACCTTGGAATCCTGGAATTGAAGTTAG ATGATATTGAAATTGACGAACATGTTCATGTTAATTCATCATCTCTCAGCAGTGATGATGTCAAAATAG AAAAGGGAACCGATAGAGACAGGTTGTTTGAAGGTGGTTCTAGTGATGCCAAGCCAAGACAAAGAACTCGTGAAGAAATCATTGCTAAATATAGAAACAAGGGG GATGCTGCCTCTGCTGCAGCAGAGGCAAAAGATAAGCTTCTCGAGCGTCAGGAGAAACTCGAG AGGCTCAGTAAGAACACACAAGAGCTACAAAGCGGTGCCGAGAACTTTGCGGATCTTGCAGGTGAGCTTGTCAAGGCCATGGAGAAACGCAAGTGGTGGAACCTGTAA
- the LOC132608928 gene encoding uncharacterized protein LOC132608928 isoform X1 produces the protein MFAKFFEKLNPTPQNNAPQGSEKLTDLEATVAVHYGIPSTASILTFDPLQQLLAIGTLDGRIKVIGGSNVEGLLLSPKPLPFKNLEFLQNQGFLVGVSNGNEIQVWDLENRRISSSLQWESNITAFSVIYDTNYMFVGDEYGYLSVLKYEVREGSMELLPYHIPPNLIAEAAEISMPDQLAIVGLLPQPSSQGNRVLIAYENGLIILWDITEDRAVLVREYKQLSSKDEIVVYASKNASEEKFRASSDKQEGEKEISSLCWLSSDGSILAVGYVDGDILLWNLSVPGKKSSEAEASSSYVKLQLSAGDKRLPVIILRWSANNAQNGCGGQLFVYGGDSIGSEEALTVLNLDWSSGIGALKCVGRVDLGLDRSFADAIVVSNANETGINDASSLFVLSNPGQLYFYDKTSLSALESNPEKKHADVAVKYPTVVPTLEPRITVANLYPVDRKWNSSRTPSEEVMNAQLRPAHGVTELEIKLPLSSSIPGQLPPTEDYGIERILVAGYLDGSVRLWNATFPVFTLIAVLESQYASGVEGIQDTGPRTAISALDFSSTALTLAIGHQCGQVRVYSLNGKSKTTSLNLATDAEQDVELCPGDTGFQFSVIKSPVCILKFVAVGARLVAGFESGQVAMLDVSSSSVLFITDSLSSSSSGITSVAVKTLGNAREDSVEHSEEGTTNAYVKEVISVLTRDAEIVLLDGSTGKKISSQAKQSKEMSTAISLYFLDGITSVSKESQKHSSTLDSAVQPEDLTQKCMDSQILLCCQDGLHLFSLSSIIQDDINPVHKVKLPKPCSWTSILKNDAENYGLVLVYQSGAVEIRSLPDLDVLGEFSLLSILRWNSKINMDKTISSPGKAMISLVNGSEFAVFTLLAFGNDFRIPEALPSLHKKSPAAAADDVTTSQHQKKKQNVTTSIFGGIMKGSKGQQAADYVNARDALVTHLENIFSRFPFSDATNATDDLGILELKLDDIEIDEHVHVNSSSLSSDDVKIEKGTDRDRLFEGGSSDAKPRQRTREEIIAKYRNKGDAASAAAEAKDKLLERQEKLERLSKNTQELQSGAENFADLAGELVKAMEKRKWWNL, from the exons GTTTGGGATCTAGAGAACAGGAGAATATCTTCTAGTTTACAGTGGGAGTCCAATATTACTGCATTCTCCGTGATCTATGACACTAATTACAT GTTCGTGGGAGATGAATATGGTTACCTCTCTGTTCTGAAGTATGAGGTCAGAGAAGGAAGCATGGAACTGTTGCCTTATCACATCCCTCCGAACCTGATAGCTG AAGCTGCTGAGATTTCAATGCCCGACCAACTAGCCATTGTTGGTTTACTTCCCCAACCTAGTTCACAAGGAAATAG GGTCCTGATTGCTTATGAGAATGGATTAATTATTCTCTGGGACATTACAGAAGATCGAGCTGTTCTTGTTAGAGAGTATAAACAACTATCATCAAAGGATGAAATTGTTGTTTATGCTTCTAAAAATGCTAGTGAAGAGAAGTTTCGTGCTTCATCAGATAAGCAAGAGGGGGAAAAAGAAATAAGCTCACTCTGTTGGTTGTCATCTGATGGGTCGATTTTGGCTGTTGGTTATGTTGATGGCGATATCTTGTTGTGGAATTTATCAGTTCCTGGCAAGAAAAGTTCAGAGGCTGAAGCTTCGTCTAGTTATGTCAAGCTGCAACTCTCAGCAGGAGACAAAAGACTCCCTGTTATTATTCTGCGTTGGTCTGCTAACAATGCACAGAATGGTTGTGGGGGCCAACTGTTTGTCTACGGTGGTGATTCAATTGGATCAGAGGAGGCCTTGACG GTTCTGAATCTTGATTGGTCCTCTGGGATAGGAGCCCTGAAATGTGTTGGACGAGTAGACCTTGGACTTGATAGATCTTTTGCAGATGCCATTGTTGTGTCAAATGCTAATGAAACAGGAATTAATGATGCTTCTTCCTTGTTTGTGTTGTCAAATCCAGGGCAACTGTACTTTTATGATAAGACTAGCTTGTCTGCTTTAGAATCTAACCCAGAGAAGAAGCATGCAGATGTTGCTGTTAAGTATCCTACAGTTGTACCTACCCTTGAACCACGTATAACTGTGGCAAACCTATATCCAGTTGATAGGAAATGGAATTCCTCAAGGACTCCGTCAGAG GAAGTTATGAATGCGCAACTCCGTCCAGCTCATGGTGTGACTGAATTGGAAATCAAACTGCCTCTAAGTAGTAGTATTCCCGGACAACTTCCTCCTACTGAGGATTATGGAATCGAGAGAATACTTGTTGCTGGCTATCTGGATGGATCTGTCCGTTTGTGGAATGCAACATTTCCGGTCTTTACACTTATAGCTGTTCTGGAATCTCAG TATGCTTCCGGGGTGGAGGGCATTCAAGACACTGGTCCTAGAACAGCAATATCCGCTTTGGACTTCTCCTCCACAGCTTTAACTCTTGCCATTGGACACCAATGTGGCCAG GTGCGTGTTTATAGCCTCAATGGGAAGTCTAAGACAACTAGCTTGAACTTGGCTACGGATGCTGAACAGGATG TTGAGCTCTGTCCAGGTGATACTGGATTTCAGTTCTCCGTCATAAAATCTCCAGTATGCATCCTAAAATTTGTAGCTGTGGGTGCCAGACTGGTTGCAGGATTTGAAAGTGGCCAG GTTGCCATGCTTGATGTTAGTTCATCATCAGTCTTGTTCATTACGGATAGTTTATCCAGCTCAAGTTCCGGAATCACTTCTGTGGCTGTGAAAACATTGGGTAATGCCCGTGAAGACAGTGTGGAACACAGTGAAGAGGGAACAACAAATGCATATGTGAAAGAGGTTATTTCAGTATTAACCAGAGATGCAGAAATAGTATTGCTTGATGGCTCCACTGGCAAAAAAATTAGCTCCCAGGCAAAACAATCAAAGGAGATGTCAACTGCTATATCTCTATATTTTTTAG ATGGCATCACATCTGTCTCAAAAGAGTCGCAAAAGCATTCTTCAACGCTAGACAGTGCTGTACAGCCTGAAGATTTGACACAGAAATGTATGGATTCACAAATTTTACTTTGTTGTCAGGATGGCTTGCATTTGTTCTCTTTAAGTTCTATAATTCAG GACGATATCAACCCTGTACATAAAGTGAAACTTCCTAAACCATGTTCTTGGACTTCCATTCTTAAGAATGACGCTGAAAATTATGGACTGGTTTTAGTATATCAGAGTGGAGCAGTTGAAATAAG GTCCTTGCCAGATCTTGATGTCTTGGGAGAATTCTCATTACTGTCTATACTTCGGTGGAATTCCAAGATAAACATGGATAAGACCATAAGTTCTCCTGGTAAAGCGATGATTTCACTG GTGAATGGGTCTGAATTTGCTGTCTTTACACTGTTGGCCTTCGGAAATGACTTCAG GATTCCGGAAGCTTTACCTTCACTTCATAAGAAATCCCCTGCGGCTGCTGCAGACGATGTCACTACATCCCAACATCAAAAGAAGAAACAG AATGTTACCACCAGTATTTTTGGTGGCATAATGAAAGGGTCTAAAGGACAGCAGGCTGCTGATTACGTTAATGCTCGAGATGCTCTTGTTACTCATCTGGAAAACATATTCTCAAGATTTCCTTTCTCAGACGCAACAAATGCAACAGATGACCTTGGAATCCTGGAATTGAAGTTAG ATGATATTGAAATTGACGAACATGTTCATGTTAATTCATCATCTCTCAGCAGTGATGATGTCAAAATAG AAAAGGGAACCGATAGAGACAGGTTGTTTGAAGGTGGTTCTAGTGATGCCAAGCCAAGACAAAGAACTCGTGAAGAAATCATTGCTAAATATAGAAACAAGGGG GATGCTGCCTCTGCTGCAGCAGAGGCAAAAGATAAGCTTCTCGAGCGTCAGGAGAAACTCGAG AGGCTCAGTAAGAACACACAAGAGCTACAAAGCGGTGCCGAGAACTTTGCGGATCTTGCAGGTGAGCTTGTCAAGGCCATGGAGAAACGCAAGTGGTGGAACCTGTAA